Part of the Engystomops pustulosus chromosome 4, aEngPut4.maternal, whole genome shotgun sequence genome is shown below.
ataacttctatatacaggacctccctcccccaaatatctacatataacttctatatacaggacccccctcccccaaatatctacatataacttctatatacaggaccccctcccccaaatatctacatataacttctatatacaggaccccctcccccaaatatctacatataacttctatatacaggacccttcccccaaatatctacatataacttctatatacaggaccccccctcccccaaatatctatatataacttctatatacaggaccccccctcccccaaatatctacatataacttctatatacaggacacccctcccccaaatatctacatataacttctatatacaggacccccctcccccaaatatctacatataacttctatatacaggaccccccttcccccaaatatctacatataacttctatatacaggaccccccctcccccaaatatctacatataacttctatatacaggaccccccctcccccaaatatcttcatataacttctatatacaggacccgccccccccccccaaatatctacatataacttctatatacaggaccctcccccaaatatctacatataacttctatatacaggaccctcctccccccaaatatctacatataacttctatatacaggacccccctcccccaaatatctacatataacttctatatacaggacccccctccctcaaatatctacatataacttctatatacaggaccccccctcccccaaatatctacatataacttctatatacaggaccctcccccaaatatcttcatataacttctatatacaggacccccctcccccaaatatctacatataacttctatatacaggaccctcccccaaatatcttcatataacttctatatacaggacccccctcccccaaatatcttcatataacttctatatacaggacccttcccccaaatatctacatataacttctatatacaggacccccctcccccaaatatctacatataacttctatatacaggacccccctcccccaaatatctacatataacttctatatacaggacccccctcccccaaatatctacatataacttctatatacaggaccctccccccaaatatctacatataacttctatatacaggacccgcccccccccccaaatatctacatataacttctatatacaggaccctcccccaaatatctacatataacttctatatacaggaccctcctccccccaaatatctacatataacttctatatacaggacccccctcccccaaatatctacatataacttctatatacaggacccccctccctcaaatatctacatataacttctatatacaggacccccccctcccccaaatatctacatataacttctatatacaggaccctcccccaaatatcttcatataacttctatatacaggacccccctcccccaaatatctacatataacttctatatacaggaccctcccccaaatatcttcatataacttctatatacaggacccccctcccccaaatatcttcatataacttctatatacaggacccttcccccaaatatctacatataacttctatatacaggacccccctcccccaaatatctacatataacttctatatacaggacccccctcccccaaatatctacatataacttctatatacaggaccccccctcccccaaatatctacatataacttctatatacaggacccccctcccccaaatatctacatataacttctatatacaggacccttcccccaaatatctacatataacttctatatacaggaccccctccccccaaatatctacatataacttctatatacaggaccccctcccccaaatatctacatataacttctatatatacagggccctccccccaaatatctacatataacctctatatacaggaccccccctcccccaaatatctacatataacttctatatacaggatccccctcccccaaatatctacatataacttctatatacaggaaccccctcccccaaatatctacatataacttctatatacaggaccccccctcccccaaatatctacatataacttctatatacaggacaccccctcccccaaatatctacatataacttctatatacaggacccgccccccccccccccaaatatctacatataacttctatatacaggacccccctcccccaaatatgtacatataacttctatatacaggatccccctcccccaaatatgtacatataacttctatatacaggacccccccacccccaaatatctacatataacttctatatacaggacctcccctcccccaaatatctacatataacttctatatacaggactccccttcccccaaatatctacatataacctctatatacaggaccccccctcccccaaatatctacatataacttctatatacaggatccccctcccccaaatatctacatataacttctatatacaggacccccctcccccaaatatctacatataacttctatatacaggacccttcccccaaatatctacatataacttctatatacaggaccctccccccaaatatctacatataacttctatatacaggactcccccctcccccaaatatctacatataacttctatatacaggaccccctcccccaaatatctacatataacttctatatacaggacctccctcccccaaatatctacatataacttctatatacaggacccccctcccccaaatatctacatataacttctatatatacaggaccccccctcccccaaatatctacatataacttctatatacaggaccctcctccccccaaatatctacatataacttctatatacaggacccccctcccccaaatatctacatataacttctatatacaggacccccctccctcaaatatctacatataacttctatatacaggacccccctccccccaaatatctacatataacttctatatacaggacccccctcccccaaatatctacatataacttctatatacaggacccccctcccccaaatatctacatataacttctatatacaggaccctccccccaaatatctacatataacttctatatacaggaccccctcccccaaatatctacatataacttctatatacaggacccccctccccccagatatctacatataacttctatatacaggaaccccccccccccaaatatgtacatataacttctatatacaggacccttcccccaaatatctacatataacttctatatacaggacccgcccccccccccaaatatctacatataacttctatatacaggaccctcccccaaatatctacatataacttctatatacaggaccctcctccccccaaatatctacatataacttctatatacaggacccccctcccccaaatatctacatataacttctatatacaggacccccctccctcaaatatctacatataacttctatatacaggaccccccctcccccaaatatctacatataacttctatatacaggaccccccctcccccaaatatctatatataacttctatatacaggaccctcctccccccaaatatctacatataacttctatatacaggaccccatcccccaaatatctacatataacttctatatacaggaccccatcccccaaatatctacatataacttctatatacaggaccccatcccccaaatatctacatataacttctatatacaggaccctcccccaaatatcttcatataacttctatatacaggacccttcccccaaatatctacatataacttctatatacaggacccccctcccccaaatatctacatataacttctatatacaggacccccctcccccaaatatctacatataacttctatatacaggacccccctcccccaaatatctacatataacttctatatacaggacccccctcccccaaatatctacatataacttctatatacaggaccctcccccaaatatcttcatataacttctatatacaggacccccctcccccaaatatcttcatataacttctatatacaggacccttcccccaaatatctacatataacttctatatacaggacccccctcccccaaatatctacatataacttctatatacaggacccccctcccccaaatatctacatataacttctatatacaggacccccctcccccaaatatctacatataacttctatatacaggaccctccccccaaatatctacatataacttctatatacaggacccccctcccccaaatatctacatataacttctatatacaggacccccctcccccaaatatcttcatataacttctatatacaggacccgccccccccccccccaaatatctacatataacttctatatacaggaccctcccccaaatatctacatataacttctatatacaggaccctcctccccccaaatatctacatataacttctatatacaggacccccctcccccaaatatctacatataacttctatatacaggacccccctccctcaaatatctacatataacttctatatacaggaccccccctcccccaaatatctacatataacttctatatacaggaccctcccccaaatatcttcatataacttctatatacaggacccccctcccccaaatatctacatataacttctatatacaggaccctcccccaaatatcttcatataacttctatatacaggacccccctccccaaatatctacatataacttctatatacaggcccccctcccccaaatatctacatataacttctatatacaggacccccctcccccaaatatctacatataacttctatatacaggacccccctcccccaaatatctacatataacttctatatacaggacaccccctcccccaaatatctacatataacttctatatacaggaccccccctcccccaaatatctacatataacttctatatacaggaccccctcccccaaatatctacatataacttctatatacaggaccccctcccccaaatatctacatataacttctatatacaggacccttcccccaaatatctacatataacttctatatacaggactccccttcccccaaatatctacatataacttctatatacaggacccccctcccccaaatatctacatataacttctatatacaggacccttcccccaaatatctacatataacttctatatacaggactccctcccccaaatatctacatataacttctatatacaggactcccccctcccccaaatatctacatataacttctatatacaggaccctccccccaaatatctacatataacttctatatacaggacccccctcccccaaatatctacatataacttctatatacaggactcccccctcccccaaatatctacatataacttctatatacagaacccccctcccccaaatatctacatataacttctatatacaggactcccccctcccccaaatatctacatataacttctatatacaggacccccctcccccaaatatctatatataacttctatatatacagggccctCCCCCCAAATatgtacatataacttctatatacaggacccccccctcccccaaatatctacatataacttctatatacaggactcccccctcccccaaatatctacatataacttctatatacaggacccccctcccccaaatatctatatataacttctatatatacaggaccccccctcccccaaatatctacatataacttctatatacaggactcccccctcccccaaatatctacatataacttctatatacaggacccccctcccccaaatatctacatataacttctatatacaggacccccctcccccaaatatctacatataacttctatatatacagggccctccccccaaatatctacatataacttctatatacagaacccccctcccccaaatatctacatataacttctatatacaggacccccctccccccagatatctacatataacttctatatatacagggccctccccccaaatatctacatataacttctatatacaggacccccctcccccaaatatctacatataacttctatatacaggacccccctcccccaaatatctacatataacttctatatacaggacccccctcccccaaatatctacatataacttctatatacaggacccccctcccccaaatatctacatataacttctatatatacagggccctccccccaaatatctacatataacttctatatacaggaccccccctccccccaaatatctatatataacttctgtatacaggacccccctccccccaaatatctacatataacttctatatacaggaccctccccccaaatatctacatataacttctatatatacaggacccccctcccccaaatatctacatataacttctatatacaggaccctcccccaaatatgtacatataacttctatatacaggacccccctcccccaaatatctacatataacttctatatacaggacccttcccccaaatatctacatataacttctatatacaggacccctcccccaaatatctacatataacttctatatatacagggcccccccccaaatatctacatataccttctatatacaggacccccctcccccaaatatctacatataacttctatatacaggacccccctcccccaaatatctacatataacttctatatacaggaccccccctcccccaaatatctacatataacttctatatacaggaccccccctcccccaaatatctacatataacttctatatacaggacccccctcccccaaatatctacatataacttctatatacaggaccctccccccaaatatctacatataacttctatatatacaggaccccctcccccaaatatgtacatataacttctatatacaggactcccctcccccaaatatctacatataacttctatatacaggacccccctcccccaaatatctacatataacttctatatacagaacccccctccccccagatatctacatataacttctatatacaggaccctccccccaaatatctatatataacttCTGTATACAGGGCCctccccccaaatatctacatataacttctatatacaggacccccctcccccaaatatctacatataacttctatatacaggaccctccctcccccaaatatctacatataacttctatatacaggacccccctcccccaaatatctacatataacttctatatatacaggaccccccctcccccaaatatctacatataacttctatatacaggacccccccctcccccaaatatctacatataacttctatatacaggacccccctcccccaaatatctacatataacttctatatacaggacccttcccccaaatatctacatataacttctatatatacaggaccccccctcccccaaatatctacatataacttctatatacaggaccccccctcccccaaatatctacatataacttctatatacaggacccgccccccccccccccaaatatctacatataacttctatatacaggaacccccccccccccaaatatctatatataacttctatatacaggaacccccccccccccaaatatctacatataacttctatatacaggacccgcccccccccccccaaatatctacatataacttctatatacaggaacccccccccccccaaatatctacatataacttctatatacaggaccccctcccccaaatatctacatataacttctatatacaggacccccctcccccaaatatctacatataacttctatatacaggacccccctcccccaaatatctacatataacttctatatacaggaccctccccccaaatatctacatataacttctatatatacaggaccccctcccccaaatatgtacatataacttctatatacaggactcccctcccccaaatatctacatataacttctatatacaggacccccctcccccaaatatctacatataacttctatatacagaacccccctccccccagatatctacatataacttctatatacaggaccctccccccaaatatctacatataacttctatatacaggacccccctctcccaaatatctacatataacttctatatacaggactcccctcccccaaatatctacatataacttctatatacaggaccccccctcccccaaatatctacatataacttctatatacaggacccccctcccccaaatatctacatataacttctatatacaggacccccctcccccaaatatctataacttctatatacaggaccccctcccccaaatatctacatataacttctatatacaggacccccctcccccaaatatctacatataacttctatatacaggacccccctcccccaaatatctatatataacttctatatatacagggccctCCCCCCAAATatgtacatataacttctatatacaggacccccccaaatatctacatataacttctatatacaggacccccctcccccaaatatctatatataacttctatatatacagggccctCCCCCCAAATatgtacatataacttctatatacaggacccccccaaatatctacatataacttctgtatacaggaccccccctcccccaaatatctatatataacttCTACatacaggacccccctccccctaatatctacatataacttctatatacaggaccctccccccaaatatctacatataacttctatatacaggacccccctcccccaaatatctatatataacttctatatacaggaccccccccccccccccccaaatatctacatataacttctatatacaggacccccctcccccaaatatctatatataacttCTACATACAGGGCCCTCCCCCCAGTGGTTGCACGGCGGTTGTATGTTTCTTGTTATTTTGGATGTTAATCTCTTTTAGGAAGATATTAGAGACATTTTTCATTACTGAACTCCTAttaaggatggggggggggtagatgtctgattgctgggggtccgagATCTGGGATGTCCAGAGGTCATGAAAATGTGGGCTCCACAAGTTGTGCATGTGCCTAGTATAGTAATCCCACACAATGGCTGGACAATGACACCTCTCCGCTCTATGCACATGGGGTAGCTTGCATTCCCCATCCCTGAGGTCCCAGCGGTCGGAGACCCCAAACATCAGACTTTTATCCCCTATACTAGTTCCTGCTTACCTATATACAGTGAAAAGCACATCAGATACTCTGGTATGACCCACTGGGTTGTTATAACATAATGAAGATCCTATAGGAAGGAAACTAttccatgacagcaagcagaggtattTAGCTTTCCATTTCAATCATTAGTACAAAGTGTACAATGTTTACACCTTGGCTGATAATGTTCAGGAGGGACCTGGATGGATTCTGGAGAGCAatggtttctgttgatccagggagttattctgaggCCCTTAGAGCCGCTCTCATGTCCACACATTGGATATAGCAGTGTAGTGCTCCACATGGATGGTTGGTTACatctaaaggacatctagcaccaggatgaaggattataagccaagcacacttacatgccggtgtgtgccccttctggcaggatccgcaCTTCGTTTAGCTCCTATGCCTTTGTATTTTCTCCCCCCGCCCCCAAAATAGCCTTTTAAAAATTGTACAAATGACCCTTAGattttaattgagcctggagacccttggactcatttgcataattgtaaagcttttttttttctgcaaaaccaaaATCATTAAATGCTAAAACTACAatggatcctggcagagggggcgcacaccagcatgttAGTGTACTTTCTTTACAACCCTGGTTCTAGATTTCCTTAAATATCCTCAAAGCTCTAGAGCAGTGTTCCCccccaaccactgggctgcaACTCAGGACTGAGTAGTGGAGCACATGGTCCCGGCCACGGCCTGAACTCGCCTTCCCCTTTTTCCCCACATCAGTCCTCTCTTCCTTTAGTTTATTTCTGAGTTATTGCACTGCAGAAGAAAAGTGAAAGAACAGTGAAGACTtctgcaggggaacagggaaggtgggtattggattttttttttttggcagggaAAGGGTGGTATGCTACAGGACAGGGGACATTGGGGGGGcatgctacagaaaaggggacattggagggggcattatacatgaagGGGGatatgctacaggaaaggggacattggagggggcatgctgcagaaaAAGAACAATATAAGTGGGGTGGTGCTTATTCGGGAAATGAGACAATATAAGCTGGGGGCACGCAGGGAGTTAAGGTGGAGCATGCAAATATACATTGCTATACTATGAAAGGacacctgccccctccccccaacccCGGAAAAAATTTATGTTCACCGCCGGTTCCTTGGCAAGAAAAGGTTGCGGACCACTGCTCTAGAGTCTTACGATTGATGGTGGCCCACTgtgatatatctatatatctccttaGTGTCTTACCCTGAGCTGTCTGGTCTGTAGAGCGCTCTAGGGTTGTCTCTGACCCCCAACAGATCTGCACCCAGTCCTATTTTGAAATCTAGCAGTGGCTTGCATATTGGGCCTGTCAAATATATAAGAAACTTTACCTTATTTTAACCACAGTCCATTGTTCTAAAACCTACAGAATAAAACCATGAATAATCTTTTTGAGGTCAGAAAGTTATTCCTCTCTGAGGTGCGAGGcacaataagataagataagataatcctttattagtcccacagtggggaaattcactgTAGCGCTCAGTATGTTCCTGGTACCAGATGCCTTTACTGTACGATTTCCACTATTGGCGCTTGATGTTGGAGAATGGAGACTTTGTTTTGAGGCATCAGTGTGCTGAAAACGTAGAGAGAAATTGTAGTGCAGCCTTTCCATTCAGTGACTGCAAGGGAAATTGTGTTAGAAAGTTGTAGAAATGTTAATTATTCGGTATAGGAATGGATATCCCAGGAGGTATTTATTGATCTGTGGGATGGGTATATTTACCAATCTCGCAACAAGCTAATGctgataataataaatattggTCATCAAAGATTAAGTAACTTCTGGAACACTGGTTTAATATTTGTTTTGGTGATGTGTGAATAAAGCTAAATCGgttcaaaatctctgcttgctgttagtgAATGGTGACCCCTGTACATGGCTAATAGGAGCTTAAATCCATTTCTAAAAAGGCAAAATATCACATGTTCCTGAATGCGGAGTTCCCAGATACAGGTGTGTAGCGTGCCTGCCATCTCTACCATGTGTCTTATTAGAATTTTCTCCTTTTTCTCCCCTTAGCCTTATCCTCAGTCTCTCACTTTCCCCCCTGATTTGTCATCATGTCTCAGACTCTACAAATGGAAATCCCCAACTTTGGGAATAGCATCCTGGAGTGTCTGAACGAGCAGCGCCTCCAGGGCCTGTACTGTGATGTCTCCGTCGTGGTCCGTGGACACCAGTTCAAGGCCCATCGGGCTGTCCTGGCAGCAAGCAGCTCCTACTTCAGAGACCTCTTCCATAACAGCAAGAACCCTGTGGTGGAGCTGCCCGGATCTGTCCAGCCTCAGTCCTTCCAGCAGATCCTCAGCTTCTGTTACACTGGACGGCTCAGCATGAACGTAGGAGATCAGTTCCTCCTCATGTACACGGCCGGCTTCCTGCAGATCCAGGAGatcatggagaaggggacagAGTTCTTCCTGAAGGTTAGCTCGCCCAGCTGTGACTCCCAAGGTCTTCACCCAGAAGAAACCCCAAGCTCCGAACCTCCCAGCCCAGCGGCTGCAGCAGTGGCAGCCACCGCCGTGGCATCACTGTCATCCTCAACATCTTACCCTACATCTCGGGCACCCCGGGTGAAAACAGAGAGCCAAGAGTCTGATTCAGTGCAGTGCACTCCAGTGGCCAAGAGACTCTGGGATGGGGGGCAGAAGGAAGCAGGAGGGGCAAATAGAAAGGTGCCGCGCTTCTCTCAAGGAGCGGCTGGTGGAGCATCAGGAGCTGTGGCCCCACTAGGATCAGAGAGAACAAGCCCAGGGACATCCAGTGCATACACAAGTGACAGCCCAGGGTCCTATCacaatgaggaggatgaggaagaggaggtcGGAGAGGACGGCACAGAGGAGCAATACAGGCAGATCTGCaatatgtatacaatgtacaGCATGATGAACGTCAACCAAACCGGTGAGATGCTGTGTAAACTACTTCTCTACACTATATGTTACCGCTAATATCATCATACTACAGTACTTCATGTATTCCAATCTTAGCCAGAGTTGCTTCCAATATTCCATTCATCACTTCTAGTCCTGCTTCAGGAGAAACATCCTAAAAGTTTAGTGTAATGTATGTACATGGTGACTTCACtaccagaagaatagtgagtgcagctctggagtataatacaggatgtaactcaggatcagtacaggataagtaatgtcatgtatgtacacagtgactgcaccagcagcagaatagtgagtgcagctctggagtataatacaggatgtaactcaggatcagtacaggataagtaatgtcatgtatgtacacagtgactgcaccagcagcagaatagtgagtgcagccctggagtataatacaggatgtaactcgggatcagtacaggttaagtaatgacatgtatgtacacggtgactgcaccagcagcagaatagtgagtgcagctctgggtataatacaggatataactcaggatcagtacaggataagtaatgtcatgtatgtacacagtgaccgtagcagtagaatagtgagtgca
Proteins encoded:
- the NACC1 gene encoding nucleus accumbens-associated protein 1 isoform X1, giving the protein MSQTLQMEIPNFGNSILECLNEQRLQGLYCDVSVVVRGHQFKAHRAVLAASSSYFRDLFHNSKNPVVELPGSVQPQSFQQILSFCYTGRLSMNVGDQFLLMYTAGFLQIQEIMEKGTEFFLKVSSPSCDSQGLHPEETPSSEPPSPAAAAVAATAVASLSSSTSYPTSRAPRVKTESQESDSVQCTPVAKRLWDGGQKEAGGANRKVPRFSQGAAGGASGAVAPLGSERTSPGTSSAYTSDSPGSYHNEEDEEEEVGEDGTEEQYRQICNMYTMYSMMNVNQTEYSLTPSAEKVEALPDPVFSDSRNRVRVKQDLATLPAELISQIGNRCHPKLYEEGDPAEKIELVTGTNVFITRAQLMNCHISAGTRHKVLLRRLLASFFDRNTLANSCGTGIRSSTNDPSRKPLDSRVLHAVKFYCQNFAPNFKESEMNAIAADMCTNARRVVRKSWIPKLKLLMAEGDAYTSFINDTGKMEPDLMGGGTPGDHSAGFDGEPGEGMP
- the NACC1 gene encoding nucleus accumbens-associated protein 1 isoform X3; this translates as MSQTLQMEIPNFGNSILECLNEQRLQGLYCDVSVVVRGHQFKAHRAVLAASSSYFRDLFHNSKNPVVELPGSVQPQSFQQILSFCYTGRLSMNVGDQFLLMYTAGFLQIQEIMEKGTEFFLKVSSPSCDSQGLHPEETPSSEPPSPAAAAVAATAVASLSSSTSYPTSRAPRVKTESQESDSVQCTPVAKRLWDGGQKEAGGANRKVPRFSQGAAGGASGAVAPLGSERTSPGTSSAYTSDSPGSYHNEEDEEEEVGEDGTEEQYRQICNMYTMYSMMNVNQTAEKVEALPDPVFSDSRNRVRVKQDLATLPAELISQIGNRCHPKLYEEGDPAEKIELVTGTNVFITRAQLMNCHISAGTRHKVLLRRLLASFFDRNTLANSCGTGIRSSTNDPSRKPLDSRVLHAVKFYCQNFAPNFKESEMNAIAADMCTNARRVVRKSWIPKLKLLMAEGDAYTSFINDTGKMEPDLMGGGTPGDHSAGFDGEPGEGMP
- the NACC1 gene encoding nucleus accumbens-associated protein 1 isoform X2 gives rise to the protein MEIPNFGNSILECLNEQRLQGLYCDVSVVVRGHQFKAHRAVLAASSSYFRDLFHNSKNPVVELPGSVQPQSFQQILSFCYTGRLSMNVGDQFLLMYTAGFLQIQEIMEKGTEFFLKVSSPSCDSQGLHPEETPSSEPPSPAAAAVAATAVASLSSSTSYPTSRAPRVKTESQESDSVQCTPVAKRLWDGGQKEAGGANRKVPRFSQGAAGGASGAVAPLGSERTSPGTSSAYTSDSPGSYHNEEDEEEEVGEDGTEEQYRQICNMYTMYSMMNVNQTEYSLTPSAEKVEALPDPVFSDSRNRVRVKQDLATLPAELISQIGNRCHPKLYEEGDPAEKIELVTGTNVFITRAQLMNCHISAGTRHKVLLRRLLASFFDRNTLANSCGTGIRSSTNDPSRKPLDSRVLHAVKFYCQNFAPNFKESEMNAIAADMCTNARRVVRKSWIPKLKLLMAEGDAYTSFINDTGKMEPDLMGGGTPGDHSAGFDGEPGEGMP